The Penaeus vannamei isolate JL-2024 chromosome 16, ASM4276789v1, whole genome shotgun sequence genome includes a window with the following:
- the LOC138864441 gene encoding uncharacterized protein, translated as MENSPLLDLFNMSYLEGRLPKAWKKALIIPIPKSSGRYRPVSLTSCLCKMMERILNRLMYVIGDKLSCNLYGFMKGKGTSDCLIQCLSNDAEKCRVFIDLQGAFDKANGEVIMYELAMFGVTGTLLKWIGDYLSERRACVWFQGCLSEEKNLELGTPQGGVLSPTLFNVLMNRIASESYPQGVQPIIYADDILIQGTTQRRLQTALNNFSKLAQTLGLVLNEEKTKFQSKQRGNVRLSLNDKQVEKVLTYKYLGVYIGFTASSKDAEMNHILTQCRARLRPLRALACRGVGAGVPLLRLIYISTIRALVDYAAPALSIACQGRLRKLETIQNEAMRIILGCQRNTRIDIMRAETGLQSIVQGVREINAIASIRLMRGTSGKKLVRDMASGFNNMRSFYRQGKRGYMKELRNSIQCYGLKDYCHSHQTPPKVPPWEDQDINIDVDPLSMNKSMYEPGQLKATFSHKINSLTRLDIAHVYCDGSVLEDGRAGCGVIIRQFTGSGVVSTSTGMRLSNHISSIQAELWAILTALKEIEIINKDSYFFVDSRGALDSLNSKNPVFDHIVGECRLIAHRLQGQGRVIAFVWIPSHVGVTLNEAVDEIVKGATRKHQVDIHCMRTLKQAKSNIKRTQLDYDEARKGEAIRKSDTLRHYMHIATNTDFAYGKGKSKWKDSVYMRIRLGYKYYWEIGIPASEKEKECRERSGIRDLAEVQAICTNTINIPRKNAQSKSKVTRPSRAGDTLTPSATFSVTAPPAAASPRPGLVYPQH; from the exons ATGGAGAACAGCCCTTTATTAGATCTTTTTAACATGAGCTATTTGGAAGGTAGATTGCCGAAGGCCTGGAAAAAAGCCTTAATAATACCCATTCCTAAATCGTCAGGTAGATACAGGCCTGTATCTCTGACATCCTGCTTATGCAAGATGATGGAACGAATATTAAACAGACTAATGTATGTGATTGGAGATAAACTCTCTTGTAATCTGTACGGGtttatgaaagggaagggaacatcTGATTGCCTAATTCAGTGTTTATCCAACGATGCAGAAAAGTGTAGAGTATTTATTGATTTACAGGGAGCCTTTGATAAAGCCAACGGAGAAGTGATTATGTATGAGTTGGCAATGTTTGGGGTCACGGGAACGTTGCTTAAGTGGATCGGTGACTATTTGTCTGAGAGAAGAGCTTGTGTGTGGTTTCAAGGCTGTTTGTCAGAGGAAAAAAATCTTGAGCTGGGAACACCACAGGGAGGCGTTTTAAGCCCAACACTTTTTAATGTACTGATGAACAGAATAGCCTCAGAGAGCTATCCTCAGGGCGTCCAGCCAATTATATACGCAGATGATATATTGATACAAGGGACTACACAGCGCCGTTTACAGACGGCGCTGAACAACTTTAGTAAACTTGCTCAAACATTAGGGCTGGTTCtcaatgaagaaaagacaaaatttcAGAGCAAACAAAGGGGCAACGTGAGACTCAGTTTAAATGACAAACAGGTGGAGAAAGTATTGACATATAAATATCTGGGAGTATACATTGGCTTTACTGCGTCAAGTAAAGATGCTGAGATGAATCATATATTGACTCAGTGTAGGGCGCGACTACGGCCGCTCAGAGCACTTGCTTGTCGCGGTGTAGGAGCTGGGGTGCCCTTGCTGAGGCTAATCTACATTAGTACGATAAGAGCCTTGGTGGATTATGCAGCACCAGCACTTTCCATAGCCTGTCAAGGGAGACTCCGGAAACTTGAAACCATACAAAATGAAGCAATGAGAATAATCCTCGGGTGTCAAAGGAATACCAGGATAGATATAATGAGAGCAGAGACGGGATTGCAAAGCATTgtacagggagtgagagagatcaaTGCAATAGCGTCCATCAGGTTAATGAGAGGGACCAGTGGAAAGAAATTAGTGAGAGATATGGCCAGCGGTTTTAACAACATGAGATCATTTTATAGGCAAGGCAAGCGAGGATATATGAAGGAACTGAGAAATAGCATTCAATGTTATGGCCTGaaggattattgtcattctcatcagacACCTCCTAAGGTGCCGCCATGGGAGGATCAGGATATTAACATAGATGTAGACCCTCTCTCTATGAATAAATCCATGTATGAACCAGGTCAACTTAAAGCAACGTTTAGCCATAAAATAAATAGTCTAACACGACTTGACATTGCTCATGTTTACTGTGACGGGTCAGTCCTGGAAGATGGCAGAGCTGGGTGCGGAGTCATCATCAGACAGTTCACTGGGAGTGGAGTGGTCAGCACAAGCACTGGGATGAGACTGAGCAATCACATATCTTCAATACAAGCTGAGCTATGGGCAATACTAACGGCACTTAAAGAGATTGAAATCATTAATAAGGATTCCTACTTCTTTGTGGACAGCAGAGGAGCACTGGACTCACTTAACAGCAAGAACCCTGTGTTTGACCACATAGTTGGCGAGTGTCGTTTGATAGCTCATAGGTTGCAAGGTCAGGGGCGTGTGATTGCATTTGTGTGGATCCCTTCGCATGTAGGTGTCACCCTCAATGAAGCTGTTGATGAGATCGTCAAGGGGGCGACCAGGAAGCATCAGGTAGACATTCACTGCATGCGGACTCTTAAACAGGCAAAGAGCAATATCAAGAGGACACAATTAGACTATGACGAGGCCAGGAAGGGCGAAGCGATTAGGAAAAGCGATACTCTGAGACACTATATGCATATTGCGACGAACACAGACTTTGCttatgggaagggcaagagcaaatggaaagacagtgtgTACATGAGAATCAGGCTTGGATATAAATACTATTGGGAGATAGGCATTCCAgctagcgagaaagaaaaagaatgcagg gaacggtcaggtattcgagatttggcagaggtacaggcaatttgcaccaataCCATAAACATACCTCGCAAAAATGCACag tcaaagtcaaaagtcaCCCGCCCGAGCAGGGCGGGTGACACACTCACACCTTCAGCGACCTTTTCTGTGACCGCTCCTCCGGCCGCTGCCTCTCCGAGACCAGGCCTGGTCTACCCTCAGCACTGA